Proteins from a single region of Geothrix sp. PMB-07:
- a CDS encoding methyl-accepting chemotaxis protein, producing MSLMDIRNWSRGLSGRIVLHSLLPLGLFLVLLFAVFLPRLERSAMATKKAGLRNLVELAMGILENQEVEVRAGRRTRQYAETRAKELISNLHFDGKNYLWIQGEGPRIIQHPMATLVGKATDSLEPRQAKLFRDFDRLADAAEGGFLEYEWPRPGESGLVPKVSYVKRYKDWGWTLGTGVYTDDVRRDVTVTFFWMLGATLLLSGAVFILSLQFAKKITRPLGRLVDGLLNSDLSRELAIESEDEVGAAARAFNAYNAGLRTTVLEVKQLAERVASGSTELSASSEQMARSVEEIARVGETLQSSGDQVVQAMKGLSRNLAEVSTQTQQVGERSSLAVAETERGTLSGQAASEGMGNIQRVTGDIFQAVQVIQEIANQTNLLSLNAAIEAAKAGEQGKGFSVVAEEVRKLAERCAEAAKDIEQLIQQAQGTVSQGTDRVAETLRNLESIRSQIGAIAANIQEVDKLDHQEAQTGATVEALMDRTAGQLTQNAAATQQLAATVREVTRTSEELAHVAEGLMGVVRGFHL from the coding sequence ATGTCCTTGATGGATATCCGGAATTGGTCCCGCGGGCTTTCGGGCCGGATCGTCCTGCACAGCCTCCTTCCGCTGGGGCTCTTCCTGGTGCTGCTCTTTGCCGTGTTCCTGCCCCGGCTCGAGCGATCGGCCATGGCCACGAAAAAGGCGGGGCTCCGGAACCTCGTGGAATTGGCCATGGGCATCCTGGAGAACCAGGAGGTGGAGGTCCGGGCAGGGCGCCGCACGCGCCAGTACGCGGAGACCCGGGCCAAGGAGCTCATCTCCAACCTCCATTTCGATGGCAAGAACTACCTGTGGATCCAGGGCGAAGGCCCGCGCATCATCCAGCACCCCATGGCCACCTTGGTGGGCAAGGCCACGGATTCGCTGGAGCCGCGCCAGGCGAAGCTGTTCCGGGACTTCGATCGGCTGGCCGATGCCGCCGAGGGCGGATTCCTGGAGTATGAATGGCCCCGCCCCGGCGAGTCGGGATTGGTTCCGAAGGTCTCCTACGTGAAGCGGTACAAGGACTGGGGCTGGACCCTGGGCACCGGGGTGTATACGGATGACGTGCGAAGGGATGTGACGGTCACCTTTTTCTGGATGCTGGGGGCCACCCTGCTGCTGTCCGGAGCGGTGTTCATCCTTTCGCTTCAGTTCGCCAAGAAGATCACCCGGCCCCTTGGGCGGCTGGTGGATGGGCTGCTGAACAGCGATCTGTCCCGGGAACTGGCCATCGAATCCGAGGATGAGGTGGGGGCCGCGGCCCGTGCCTTCAACGCCTACAATGCGGGCTTGCGCACTACGGTGCTGGAGGTGAAGCAGCTGGCGGAGCGGGTGGCTTCTGGCAGCACCGAACTGTCCGCCTCGTCAGAACAGATGGCGCGCTCGGTGGAGGAAATCGCCCGGGTCGGCGAGACGCTGCAGTCTTCAGGCGATCAGGTGGTGCAGGCCATGAAGGGGCTGAGCCGGAATCTGGCTGAGGTGAGCACGCAGACTCAGCAGGTGGGTGAGCGCAGCAGCCTGGCCGTGGCGGAAACCGAGAGGGGCACGCTGTCTGGGCAGGCCGCCTCGGAGGGGATGGGCAACATCCAGCGGGTAACCGGAGACATCTTCCAGGCCGTCCAGGTCATCCAGGAAATCGCCAATCAGACCAACCTCCTGAGCCTGAATGCCGCCATCGAAGCTGCCAAGGCGGGCGAACAGGGCAAGGGCTTCTCCGTGGTCGCGGAGGAAGTCCGCAAATTGGCAGAGCGCTGCGCCGAGGCGGCCAAGGATATCGAACAACTCATCCAGCAGGCGCAGGGAACGGTTTCGCAGGGGACTGATCGTGTGGCCGAGACGCTGCGCAACCTGGAATCCATCCGGAGCCAGATCGGCGCCATCGCGGCCAACATTCAGGAAGTGGACAAGCTGGACCACCAGGAGGCCCAGACCGGGGCCACCGTGGAAGCGCTCATGGACCGCACCGCTGGGCAGTTGACCCAGAATGCCGCGGCCACCCAGCAACTCGCAGCTACCGTCCGCGAGGTCACCAGGACCTCCGAGGAGCTGGCCCATGTGGCCGAGGGTCTTATGGGCGTGGTCAGGGGCTTCCACCTGTAG
- the xseA gene encoding exodeoxyribonuclease VII large subunit: protein MTETAPLSVKRLLEQIKTRLEPAFAAVCVVGEVSNFRGSGKHWYFTLKEEGAALSCAVWASQQRFIQHRPADGQRVVLKGSLNLYVAGGTLTLAVTHCEPAGVGDLQARLRQLEAELRARGLFDRPKRPLPRFPKRLGIVAALGGAALRDVLEVTSHRAPGIDLLIAPAAAQGDRCVPETLLAIQEVQDAHWGCEALLLVRGGGSLEDLWAFNDPELVRAVAECRIPVITGVGHEIDTTLVDLAADRRAATPSQAAELATPDRAALTSELHRRVEALTAKTLWRLRGLETHLNLLTDRGLLRAEPVAPLAARFTALAQRLALAHPSRGLDGAAGRLALLRQRLRHAGPLAAGELDLPRVREAQRRLTPALQRLLQRREQRLAVLAERLQGLDPTGPLQRGFVLALGPEGRPVTESAQLPAGARLRLRWKDGERKATLDD, encoded by the coding sequence ATGACCGAAACCGCGCCCCTTTCCGTCAAGCGCCTGCTGGAGCAGATCAAGACGCGCCTGGAACCAGCCTTCGCCGCCGTGTGCGTGGTGGGCGAGGTCTCCAACTTCCGCGGGTCGGGCAAGCACTGGTACTTCACCCTGAAAGAAGAAGGCGCCGCCCTGTCCTGCGCGGTGTGGGCCAGCCAGCAGCGCTTCATCCAGCACCGGCCCGCCGATGGGCAGCGCGTGGTGCTGAAGGGCAGCCTGAACCTCTACGTGGCGGGCGGCACCCTCACCCTGGCCGTGACCCACTGCGAGCCCGCGGGCGTGGGCGATCTGCAGGCGCGCCTCCGTCAGTTGGAAGCGGAACTGCGGGCCCGCGGCCTCTTCGACCGTCCCAAGCGTCCCCTGCCCCGCTTCCCCAAGCGGCTCGGCATCGTGGCCGCCCTCGGCGGCGCCGCATTGAGGGATGTCCTGGAGGTGACCTCACACCGAGCCCCGGGCATCGATCTGCTCATCGCCCCCGCCGCCGCCCAGGGCGACCGCTGCGTACCCGAAACCCTGCTGGCCATTCAGGAAGTCCAGGACGCGCACTGGGGCTGCGAGGCCCTGCTGCTCGTGCGGGGCGGCGGCAGCCTGGAGGACTTGTGGGCCTTCAACGATCCCGAACTGGTGCGGGCCGTGGCGGAATGCCGGATCCCCGTCATCACTGGTGTGGGTCATGAGATCGACACCACCCTGGTGGACCTCGCCGCGGATCGCCGCGCCGCCACCCCCAGCCAGGCCGCGGAATTGGCGACGCCGGACCGCGCCGCCCTCACCTCAGAACTGCACCGCCGCGTGGAGGCGCTCACGGCCAAAACCCTCTGGCGCCTTCGGGGTCTGGAGACCCACCTGAACCTGCTCACCGACCGCGGCCTCCTGCGTGCCGAGCCTGTGGCGCCCCTCGCCGCTCGCTTCACTGCGCTGGCGCAACGGCTGGCCTTGGCTCACCCCAGCCGCGGGCTGGACGGCGCCGCAGGCCGCCTGGCCCTCCTGCGCCAGCGGCTCCGCCATGCCGGCCCCTTGGCCGCCGGTGAGCTGGATCTGCCAAGGGTTCGGGAAGCCCAGCGGAGGTTGACGCCCGCCCTGCAGCGCCTGCTGCAGCGGCGTGAGCAGCGGCTGGCCGTGCTGGCGGAACGCTTGCAGGGCCTGGATCCCACAGGCCCGCTGCAGCGGGGCTTCGTGCTGGCGCTCGGGCCTGAGGGCCGACCCGTCACGGAATCCGCCCAGCTCCCTGCGGGGGCCAGGCTGCGCCTCCGCTGGAAGGATGGCGAACGAAAGGCCACGCTGGACGACTGA